In the Pongo abelii isolate AG06213 chromosome 9, NHGRI_mPonAbe1-v2.0_pri, whole genome shotgun sequence genome, CTTTACATAAGCACTGTAGAAACATGTGCTAATCTAGCTAAAGCAAAAGGTAGAAATTATTAGTATTATTGAGAGTAAGTTAAATACCAGGTGGTGGTCATTCAGGAACTAAAGGCTAACTCAGATAAGACTCTAGCAACGTCAAGCAATCATATGAAGCTCAGGAAGCTAATATTTTACTACAAAGGCACAGGCAGCAAGGAACATATAGCCAGTCATAGGGAGCTCTGTATCTTATTATATGACTACATATAACTTCTCCGTTCACCTCTAAGCAGAGACTCCAAGCTCCCATTTATgcccttaaaaatgttttattgaatgTATTCTTGAATCAAGTCTTTGTGCTGAAATTCTGTAGAAGACACAAACATGACACAGTCTGGATTATTCACAAGAAGGTGAGAGAACTGTAATAGTGCATTGTCattacaaaaaatgaataaagttggGGAGAGATCCCTAGAAATAcctattatttgaatttttgaaaTAGGAAGTGCAAAACACAGAAGTTAATGGGGGtgataaaaattgaaagaaaagggATCGTTAACCTTTCCAAATGTATCAAAGAGATAAAGGGAAAGAGGATTGAAAAAAACATGATTAGGCTTGGAAGATCGAGGTAACTGATAGCTTTTGATAACACAATTGATGACAGAGGATGAAATTATGTATCATAAGGGTTGAGAAATTAGAATCAGTAAATGCAGGCATAAAGAAGGGAGCTGAAGCTTCACTCAATACAATACAGTACGTCATATTTTCTGTTATGACATCTGCATCTCTGTTCTTCCTTAATTTCTACTTTCCTATCTCTAGATATCTCTTAATCCCTCCCACTCCATCGTCACATTCTGTATTCATTGCCACATTCTACCTCATTAATAATTGAGCAAACTCAGTCCATATATCCTCAACATAAATATGAGGAGGGAGAGTAAATAAGAGGATTGGAAACAGCAAGACAGGGAAATGGGATAAATTTTTGTTCCTTGCTGACTCTTTTGGTTCTTGAACCCTTAGAGAGCCTTCATAGACTTCCCTGTGGTTGATTTTCCGAACTCCTATAATGCCAAAAGGGGGAGACGAAAAATACTAGCATCATACCAAAGTAGGGCCATTAAATATTAAGTTATAAAATGAAATCGTGATTATAAACTGAAGCACTAATTTTGATGACAAGGAGTATACATGTGaattatttcttcacatacatAAAGTGATGATACAGTGTTAACATTTGGtttgttgtcattttattttaagtaagaACAAATTGTTTGAGTGCTCAGCATGCCCTTCATTTTTTTGTAAGTTAATGAGGTGGCAACCACAGTTGAGAACACAGATTGGAGGAGGCAATATTGTTTTTTCCCAATTTAATTCCATTAATGGGGGCAGTGTGGTATTGGGTAGATTCTGCATGTTAGTCAGAGTCTTCAGATTGCTGTTGATCTTTTGGATCACATGAAGTAGAAGTTAAATTCACATCTTCTTTATATGAATTTGAGGAAGCTGAAGTGTTTGGTTGCACATCTTGTTCTGAATCTAGATTGGACAAATAGGCTAAACATGTGTCTTGTACTGAGCTTTGGCCAGAAGAAGAATCTGCCTTCACGTCTTCTGATTGCAGGTCCCCTGAGGTTTGCCCTATACATTTCATGTCCCCTGGTTTGATGTCTCTAGTGTACATATCTCCTTTTTGTGTAACTCTGGATTGAAGGTCTTGTTGGTCTCTATCTTGAGCGTCTTGACATTCTAGGTTATGTCGGGCTGTTGTGTGCTGGGTTTGGACTTCTTGGTATAGAGCTTTCTGCTTTAGGGCTTCTTTCTCTAATAGATCCTGTGTTTGCCAGTGCTTCATTTCAAATTGCCATTCTCGTGCTTTATAATCTTTGTTTCTCCAGCCCTGAGTTATCCAGTCAGGGGATTCTTGGCCAAAAGATTGACAGTCCTGGGTTGTCCAGCCTGGAGATTGCCTTTGTGGGAATCGCCAGAATTGGTATTGCTGTATTTGGGATTCTGAATCTTGGCATAACAGTTTTGGCACTTTCTCCACCTGAGCTTGCTGTCCTTCAGCTTGAACATTTTGGAATTGTCCTTTCGGGGATTTCTTCTCTTGGGCCGGCTGGTCTTCAGTTTGCTGATCCTGGGTTTGCTTCTTTGAGTTTTGCTCCTTATCAGTCTGCTGGTCTTTAACTTGTCCATCTTTAAATTGTCCTTCTGGGTATTGTTCCCCTTTGGCTTGCTGATCTTCAGCTTGCTGATCTGGGAGttgctctttagtttgattaagtTGAGCTTGCTTATCTATGGAGTGCCTCTTTGGGGATAGCCAGTCTTTGATTTGCTGGTCTAAGGATTTCCGCTTTGGAGATTGCCAGCCTTTGCTTTGCTGATCTAAGGAATGCCTCTTTGAGGATTTCTGGCCTTTGGCTTGCATGTCTAAAGAATGTCTCCTTAAGTATTGCAAGGCTTTGGTTTGCTGGTTTAAGGAATGCCGTCTTGAGGATTTTCTTCTATGGAGTTCCTCCTCAGATTTCCATTCTTTGGTCTCTTCCATAACTTCTGATCTAATATCTTGATATGACATTTGTAAAATTTGCTGGTTTTGAGGTTCAGTGTTTTCTGGTTGAAGATCTGGGGGCTGCTGAAGTAGGTGTTGTATTTCAGGGAACTGCACAATATGGGATGTTGAGGCTTCAGGTAATATGGCATGCGCTGACAGAGCTTGGGATAGCATATCTTGGGAAGGTGTGTCTTGAGGTGGCATGGCGTGGGATGGTGTGTCTTGAGATAGCATATCTAGGGATTGCATGTCTTGGGATGTCATGTCATGAAGCAGCATATCCTGAGATAATGTGTCTTGGGATAGTATGCCTTGAGGGGGCAGGTCATTAGCTGTCAGATTAGAAGACTGTTTGACATGGGATGATGTAGACTTAGATGGCATAGATTGTTCTGACAGGCCTTCTACTGGTAGAGCTTGGGATGGCAAGTCTTCAGGTGATATATCTTCGAGTTTTAGTGCAGAGTGGGATGGAAAAACTTGGAGTGACACAGCTTGATCCTGTAGAAGCTCGGTTTGCATTTGGGAAGGTTGTACAATAGCAGATTGTAGATCTTcatctttcatttgtttaaatgTAGAGTCTAGCTGAATGGACATATTTTCTGAGGTCTTTTTCTCTAGTGTGGGAGGCAAAGGTTCAATTTCTTCCTCTGAAAATTTGGGAGATGGAAGGATACTTTGCTTTTGTTCATCTGGCACAAATTCCCTACCTTTATTACCTGGTTGGGAGACTAAAGGACTTCTAGAGAGTCTTAACTTGAAGAAAGCATAGCCTCCGAAGAAAACAGAGTGTGCATTTGTTGTTGAATCATCAGTGGAAAACTCTTCTTGAAGCACAAATTGTAATTGATCATTTTCTTCTGGGGCAGGTTGTTCACTATTTTGAGTAACATCCGAAGGCAAGAAAAACAGAACCTGTAAAAGCAAGGATGAGGGTAATTAGTATGACAGAATCAtgtctgattttttgtttgttttccaagtTACTTTTCATTTCTGACTTAAGACAGTACATAGGAAATAACATCTAAATGAGAAGGCAGAAAACGAATGCCAGTCCTGCCTTTACCATCAACTTATTggtattattttagaaaagtcatcaccttttagtttttcaaatattgaacAGAGGAATTTGATTAAGATTGCCTCAAAAATTCCTCCCATACTTAATATTATAAAGCTTCTGAGACATTTTATATAATCTAGtcaatattcatatattcatgcTTAATCTATAATGGTTTATTGATCACCTAGATGAACTAAATGCTGGGAATCAAAGACAATTAGATGTGGGATTTTCCCTTAAGGTGCTCACAACTATCTGTACATCAACATATAAATAGATAATAGTAATACAGTTCAGCAAATGCAATTACATAAATAGGTACTTAGTGCTTTATGGAAACATAGAAGATGACCTAATTCTGAGACAACCTGGAAATGCTTTACAGAAGCGGCAATATTTAATCTATATCTTAACAGCTGAGTAGGAATTACTCAGGCATAGATGGTAAGATGAAATAAGACAGGAGTCAGAATCCAGGTAGAAGCAGCAGTGGAATAGTGGGTACAAAAACACAAGGTTGTGATATAGCATGGTGTGATGGCAGATGGTAAGCAGTTAGATATTACTGATATTATTAGATGGTGTGCTAGGCTAGGAAATTTGGACTTTCCTTTACAAATAAGAGGAAGCTATTGGAGTTTTTTAAACAGCTAAGTGACCGCATCTGATACAACCTGCAATGCTTCCCATTAGTTcttatgttattattataatttttaggaGGTTGTTACTGCAGCACAACCTGCTGCTTTTTGTTCTGACTCCATGAATTACACCTTTCTGAGATAATTCATAGAGTCAGAATAGACTACTTGTTCTATTTGATGAAGTGGATCAGAACTCagtgattaaatgaattaattatgcTTACCTCGTTGGCTAATAGCAGGCCTAGATTGAGAATCTACACATTCTCTTAGATAATACATTGCATTTCCCACTCTTCTAATTAGTTTTTCACACCTGTATTTTATCCCTATTGAAGGACTATTTATGTGAGTATAAACGGTACTTTGGAAGAGATTTCTATATTTCTAAGAATCCTCAAACTTttgtttcatgtgaattttaatttatttttccacttaCAAAGAGGTTTGGAAGAAAGAATTGTAGTTTCTCTGTTTATTAAAGCTCTTAAGTGCTATGATTTTAAATTTCCTCATCCATTAATGAGAACTCAGTGATTACCAGATGCTAGACAATGTTCCAAAGTCATCACAAAAAATTGGTATGACATCCCTATGAAGTTATTATGCTTCTTTTAGAATTGAGGGAATTGAggttcagagatgttaaataacCAGACTAGTATCATAGAGCTGTTTACCTGGGAAGGATTTAAAAATTGTAGTTGAATCTGAGGTCCTGTGCTTTCCTCTCTGATCTATGTTTCTTGTATTAATAACGTCACCTACTTCCTACTTCAGGGTGGCTATGACTAAAGACAATATGAAATAATACTTTCAAGCGCAGAAACTGGCACAGAGAAATTTCTCCGTAAATGTAGAGTtcactttccctttccttttcttgagATCAaggtacatattttattatttttgaatccCCTGTTGTACTTTGCACATTACTATGCCATTAGTGGATTAAAGATCTGTATTCACTAAATTCAATTGAAGAGTTATTTAGTGTGAGTAACTTATTTTAGTATTGTTTCTAAAGGGCTTAAAACAGGGTTTGTACTCTCCTCTAGTTGTATAATATACAGATAATACAATAAAGATGAAAGCATGAGATGAAAAATGACAAAAGCCAATACccattcatgattttaaaaaatctgcgtAACAGGGTAAATTTACTCTGTAAAAAACCTACAAAAAACATCATATTTAAGGGTAAAATATTGAACATTTTCaccctaagatcaagaacaaggaaAGATTGACTATTTTCGTCACTTATTTTAAACATTGTATTGGAGACTACGCAGTGTAATAGGGCAAGAAAAATGAGGCATAAAGTTTGGgagtaaaaatgtttttattaatacttaaaatggttatctactaagaaaattctagaaactctattaaaaaaaagctaTGGGAACTAATAAGTTAGTTT is a window encoding:
- the MS4A14 gene encoding LOW QUALITY PROTEIN: membrane-spanning 4-domains subfamily A member 14 (The sequence of the model RefSeq protein was modified relative to this genomic sequence to represent the inferred CDS: deleted 1 base in 1 codon), which encodes MESTSQDRRATHVITIKPNETVLTAFPYRPHSSLLDFLKGEPRVLGATQILLALIIVGFGTIFALNYIRFSQRFPLVVLTGYPFWGALIFILTGYLTVTDKKSKILGQGVMGMNVISSLAAITGITFTILSYRHQDKYCQTPSLEEICVFGRTLFIGILSILLIISIAELSISVTIASFRSKCWTQSDEVLFFLPSDVTQNSEQPAPEENDQLQFVLQEEFSTDDSTTNAHSVFFGGYAFFKLRLSRSPLVSQPGNKGREFVPDEQKQSILPSPKFSEEEIEPLPPTLEKKTSENMSIQLDSTFKQMKDEDLQSAIVQPSQMQTELLQDQAVSLQVFPSHSALKLEDISPEDLPSQALPVEGLSEQSMPSKSTSSHVKQSSNLTANDLPPQGILSQDTLSQDMLLHDMTSQDMQSLDMLSQDTPSHAMPPQDTPSQDMLSQALSAHAILPEASTSHIVQFPEIQHLLQQPPDLQPENTEPQNQQILQMSYQDIRSEVMEETKEWKSEEELHRRKSSRRHSLNQQTKALQYLRRHSLDMQAKGQKSSKRHSLDQQSKGWQSPKRKSLDQQIKDWLSPKRHSIDKQAQLNQTKEQLPDQQAEDQQAKGEQYPEGQFKDGQVKDQQTDKEQNSKKQTQDQQTEDQPAQEKKSPKGQFQNVQAEGQQAQVEKVPKLLCQDSESQIQQYQFWRFHKGNLQAGQPRTVNLLAKNPLTG